The genomic region TAAACGAGATTCATATAAAAACTCATGTCGCACCTTTTATGCACAAGGTCTCCCATATGATGTTGTAAAGAATAAAGAGATAagcaaagcacaaatatgtgctcttttcgcCGATCTTCAAACCCATGAGACCCTACCTCTTgattcaaagaggtttcctatacattggtgtaatCACAATACTATGAAAACACAATGTTGGGAtaagtggtggatggtctttgaccaccATCCTTGCAATAACTTTGAGGTGCCTTTATATTTTCTAAGGAAACTATACTGTGAGTTCATCCTAAATGAGATCTCCAATTATTTTAATATGAGGgagttccaaggtagaggtggacaGTCTCCCCAATATAAGCTAGGGGCTCAACGTGTATTGAATGCTCAAAATTGGGTTCCACATTCTTTAAAACCCTTGGTGCATGTGATGGTCCCTATAGCCTTGAAGGACTCTATGGAGATGGAGACTCTTCAAGCAACTACCTCATTGGCTAACAACATTATACAGTATAGGAAACAGTTGTCACATCCTCTTGTCCCAGACGATGGTGTAGGAGCCCATGATGGTGCAATAGGAGACAATGGTGTTGCAGCCATACCACCTACTAATAGCATGTCTAGCAGTCACCAGTGCATCACCTACTATGAGGTATGTTACTTGGTAGATGACATTGCACATGCAAATGGTTTGATTTACCATCAGTGCACATGTTGTGGGGCTAGTTGTGAGGTTGGTGGACCAGATGATGTAATCCTCACAATTGACCTGATGCAATAGGTCTTTACTAGTCAggtatgttgatttgaatttataatgttttatttattaaagacTTTAAATTTTGAAATGTAAATAGCTTTTCTAAATATAGTTCAAATTAAACTAATCCAGACAttatgcatttcaagatgtagTAAATTTGGGTATGTGATCCACCATACTTACCACGACTCTTGCACCTATATCTTCATTAGAggtaaaaaaaattacaattcatGTCAAAATAGAATAATGCCTTCAACTCAAATTAATCTTTTATAATGTATATTAACTTTCTAATCTATCTTTGTGTCAGGTTTGACAGGTGTTGACAATGGACCAATTTTCACAGGTTCATGATGCCACTGctacggccatttcatttggcctagagaGCTACACGGTATTCTTCTTTGTACACATCTTGTTTATAGTTTCTATTGAATATACATCTCATTCAAATTTTAATTAGTTAACTTTATGCTAACATTATATGATTGTGTATATTAATTATGTTACTCTTTTAGGGTATGTCACATGTGGCTAAGATTTCTCCTTTGCAAAGGCCATTGTCGAGGACGCCTAATCGAAAAAAGGTAATTGACCACAACTTTGATTAAGATACAATAGTTTTAAATGCTTACACAAGTTATTGTACCATGATTTAGATTTTGTTTTTTCAAAATATAATGATTATGTGCACGTTCATCTAGATTGGTTGAGTCTAACATTTTTTGGCTTGTACATGTACAACGATGGCTATTgtcatttacaacaataaagaaTGCACCTGATGATGCATTGGAAGAAGAGATGCATGAGGTACATATGTTTTTTAAAGTTTG from Cryptomeria japonica chromosome 3, Sugi_1.0, whole genome shotgun sequence harbors:
- the LOC131059749 gene encoding uncharacterized protein LOC131059749 isoform X2 codes for the protein MDQFSQVHDATATAISFGLESYTGMSHVAKISPLQRPLSRTPNRKKNAPDDALEEEMHEILYLTDLVGLLLVKGFKRDHHLKNDFQQKKPQHEASTEPRGTSKRLDFDDPPQLYVFL